A window of the Blattabacterium cuenoti genome harbors these coding sequences:
- the sufC gene encoding Fe-S cluster assembly ATPase SufC, which translates to MLLNIENLHVSVGEKKILKGINIKINLGEVHVIMGPNASGKSTLAGVIAGKEEYSIIRGDINFLNKNLKNLSPESRAHLGIFLSFQNPVEIPGVSIINFIKTSINSIRKAKNMDKMSSKDILYKIKKVFSLLNIDYSFMYRFLNDGFSGGEKKKNEILQMMMLNPVLSILDEIDSGLDIDALRIISKGINNFITKKNSVLIITHYKRLLDHISSNYIIHVLYKGKIIKSGNKDLAEMIESKGYEWINY; encoded by the coding sequence ATGTTATTAAATATAGAAAATTTACATGTTTCTGTAGGTGAAAAAAAAATTCTTAAAGGAATTAATATAAAAATTAATTTAGGAGAAGTACATGTTATTATGGGGCCTAATGCTTCTGGTAAAAGTACTCTTGCTGGGGTAATAGCTGGAAAAGAAGAATATTCTATTATAAGAGGTGATATAAATTTTTTAAATAAAAATTTAAAAAATTTATCTCCCGAATCTAGAGCACATTTAGGTATATTTTTATCTTTTCAAAATCCAGTAGAAATTCCAGGTGTTTCTATTATAAATTTTATTAAAACATCTATAAATTCAATACGAAAAGCAAAAAATATGGATAAAATGTCATCTAAAGATATTTTATATAAAATAAAAAAAGTATTTTCTTTATTAAATATAGATTATAGTTTCATGTATCGTTTTTTAAATGATGGATTTTCAGGCGGAGAAAAAAAAAAAAATGAAATACTTCAAATGATGATGTTAAATCCTGTATTATCTATTTTAGACGAAATTGATTCTGGATTAGATATTGATGCTTTACGTATAATATCAAAAGGAATTAATAATTTCATTACTAAAAAAAATTCTGTATTAATTATTACTCATTATAAAAGATTATTAGATCATATTTCTTCAAATTATATTATACATGTATTATATAAAGGAAAAATAATAAAATCTGGAAACAAAGATTTGGCAGAAATGATTGAATCGAAAGGATATGAATGGATCAATTATTAA
- the sufB gene encoding Fe-S cluster assembly protein SufB: MKKKKENKNLLYNFSNLEEYKYGFYLPIESDTISSGLNEEVVRKISEKKKEPNWMLKWRLDSFSIWKKMKIPKWANINYSVPDFNKIIYYSAPKKKINLENLDKSDYEIVNSFEKLGVTIKNEKKLEKKMVATDVVLDSSSLFTTFQKKLKKQGIIFCSINDAIINHPDIIKKYLGSVVSKNDNFYASLNSAVFSDGSFCYIPKGTRCPMELSTYFRINESSTGQFERTLIIADKYSQVSYLEGCTAPQRKNNQLHAAVVEIIALENSEVKYSTVQNWFPGDKNGIGGVFNFVTKRGLCEKRSKISWIQVETGSSITWKYPSCILKGDFSIGEFYSLALTKNFQQADTGTKMIHIGNNTKSTIISKGISSGKSQNSYRGLVKICSEANNSRNFSQCDSLLIGDKCGAHTFPYINVNNPNSHIEHEATTSKIGKDQIFYCNQRGINIENSISLIINGFSGDIIKKLPMEFAVEAQKLLEISLEGSIG, encoded by the coding sequence ATGAAAAAAAAAAAAGAAAATAAAAATTTGTTATATAATTTTTCTAATTTAGAAGAATATAAATATGGATTTTATTTACCAATAGAATCAGACACAATATCTTCAGGGTTAAACGAAGAAGTTGTTAGAAAAATATCTGAAAAAAAAAAAGAACCTAATTGGATGTTGAAATGGCGGTTAGATTCTTTTTCTATATGGAAAAAAATGAAAATTCCAAAATGGGCTAATATAAATTATTCAGTTCCAGATTTTAATAAAATAATTTATTATTCTGCTCCTAAAAAAAAAATAAATTTGGAAAATCTTGATAAATCAGATTATGAAATAGTAAATTCTTTTGAGAAACTAGGAGTTACTATAAAAAATGAAAAAAAATTAGAAAAAAAAATGGTTGCTACAGATGTAGTATTAGATTCTTCATCTTTATTTACAACATTTCAAAAAAAATTAAAAAAACAAGGTATAATATTTTGTTCTATTAATGATGCGATAATAAATCATCCAGATATTATTAAAAAATATTTAGGATCTGTAGTTTCAAAAAATGATAATTTTTATGCATCATTGAATTCTGCAGTTTTTTCAGATGGATCTTTTTGTTATATCCCAAAAGGGACGCGTTGTCCTATGGAATTATCTACATATTTTCGTATTAATGAAAGTAGTACAGGTCAATTTGAAAGAACTTTAATTATAGCAGATAAATATTCTCAAGTAAGCTATTTAGAAGGATGCACTGCTCCACAAAGAAAAAATAATCAATTACATGCTGCTGTAGTAGAAATTATTGCATTAGAAAACTCTGAAGTTAAATATTCTACAGTTCAAAATTGGTTTCCAGGAGATAAAAATGGAATAGGAGGTGTTTTTAATTTTGTTACAAAAAGAGGATTATGTGAAAAAAGATCTAAAATATCTTGGATACAAGTTGAAACTGGATCATCTATTACATGGAAATATCCATCATGTATTTTAAAAGGAGATTTTTCCATTGGAGAATTTTATTCTTTAGCTTTAACTAAAAATTTTCAGCAAGCAGATACTGGAACAAAAATGATACATATAGGAAATAATACAAAAAGTACTATTATATCTAAAGGTATTTCATCTGGAAAATCTCAAAATAGTTATAGAGGATTAGTAAAAATTTGTTCTGAAGCAAATAATTCTAGGAATTTTTCTCAATGTGATTCATTACTTATAGGAGATAAATGTGGAGCTCATACTTTTCCATATATTAATGTAAATAATCCTAATTCTCATATAGAACATGAAGCTACTACTTCTAAAATAGGAAAAGATCAAATTTTTTATTGTAATCAAAGAGGTATTAATATAGAAAATTCTATTTCTTTAATAATAAATGGATTTAGTGGTGATATTATAAAAAAGCTTCCTATGGAATTTGCTGTAGAAGCTCAAAAATTATTAGAAATTTCATTAGAAGGATCTATTGGATAA
- a CDS encoding HesB/IscA family protein: MVFISEKAKIKLISLMKKEGIKDDVSFIRFGVKNGGCSGGMSYELSFDKKRKEADELFQDKKIKILIDKNSLPYLKGITLEYSDGLHGKGFYFKNPNAKNTCGCGKSFSL, from the coding sequence ATGGTTTTTATATCTGAAAAAGCTAAAATTAAATTAATTTCTCTTATGAAAAAAGAGGGAATTAAAGATGATGTTTCTTTTATTAGATTTGGAGTAAAAAATGGAGGATGCTCAGGAGGAATGTCTTATGAATTATCTTTTGATAAAAAAAGAAAAGAAGCAGATGAATTATTTCAAGATAAAAAAATAAAAATATTAATAGATAAAAATAGTCTTCCTTATTTAAAAGGAATAACTTTAGAATATTCTGATGGATTACATGGAAAAGGTTTTTATTTTAAAAATCCTAATGCTAAAAATACTTGTGGATGTGGAAAAAGTTTTTCGTTATAA
- the lgt gene encoding prolipoprotein diacylglyceryl transferase, translated as MNLLIYIDWDPIYKFYLWKEFPIYVYSIMFIISFILGWLIMKYIYHNDNINCEYLDPLLRYTFFGTLIGARLGQVFFYDFLYFYDHCIEIFFPIKENKNNYLLGIIKGYEYSGYRGFSSHGAIIGVILSSFLYKKKFLKNKSFFWLCDRLCIISSISGVFIRIGNFFNSEIIGKPCYLPWGVRFFKANIETLIIPRHPTQIYESTAYLFTFLFLLYFYKKKKLCNGFLSGIFFILIWSFRFLIEFLKEPQGIEFIKINNLNTGQCLSIPFIIFGLFLIFFSLKK; from the coding sequence ATGAATTTACTAATATATATTGATTGGGATCCTATATATAAATTTTATTTGTGGAAAGAATTTCCTATTTATGTTTATAGTATAATGTTTATCATTTCTTTTATATTGGGATGGTTAATAATGAAATATATATATCATAATGATAATATTAATTGTGAATATTTAGATCCATTATTAAGATATACATTTTTTGGAACATTGATTGGAGCAAGATTAGGTCAAGTTTTTTTTTATGATTTTTTATATTTTTATGATCATTGTATAGAAATATTTTTTCCAATTAAAGAAAATAAAAATAATTATTTATTAGGAATAATAAAAGGATATGAATATTCTGGATATAGGGGATTTTCTAGTCATGGAGCTATTATAGGTGTTATTTTATCTAGTTTTTTATATAAAAAAAAATTTTTAAAAAATAAATCTTTTTTTTGGTTATGTGATAGATTATGTATTATATCGTCTATTTCAGGTGTATTTATTAGAATAGGAAATTTTTTCAATTCTGAAATAATAGGAAAACCATGTTATTTACCATGGGGAGTAAGATTTTTTAAAGCAAATATAGAAACTCTAATAATTCCTAGACATCCTACACAAATATATGAATCAACAGCGTATTTATTTACATTTTTATTTCTTTTGTATTTTTATAAAAAAAAAAAATTATGTAATGGATTTTTATCAGGAATTTTTTTTATTTTAATTTGGAGTTTTCGTTTTTTGATAGAATTTTTAAAAGAACCACAAGGAATAGAATTTATAAAAATAAATAATTTAAATACAGGACAATGCCTTAGTATTCCATTTATTATATTTGGATTATTTTTAATTTTTTTTTCATTAAAAAAATAA
- the yidD gene encoding membrane protein insertion efficiency factor YidD: protein MKLIDFIIIKIIRIYQIIISPHIGNNCRYRPTCSDYIIISIRKWGIFKSIFMIIIRIMKCNPLGGYGYDPPK, encoded by the coding sequence ATGAAATTAATTGATTTTATTATAATAAAAATTATTAGAATTTATCAAATAATAATATCTCCTCATATAGGAAATAATTGTAGATATAGGCCTACATGTTCAGATTATATAATTATTTCCATTAGAAAATGGGGAATATTTAAGTCTATTTTTATGATTATTATAAGGATTATGAAATGTAATCCTTTGGGTGGATATGGATATGATCCTCCTAAATAA